TCTGCAGGGCCAGACAAGGACTTTAACCTTGAATTATCCAAGATCTGGAAGGACACAATCTGGTGACAGGGGGATGAACTGGCACCAGTTTTGTCAGGCTTGGCAAAAGCCTTGTGGTGTTTCCATCACGAAGTGAAGAGCTCATTTTAACCCAAATTATCTTCATTTTGGAAGTCCTTGAGATTTCCAGTAACTCTTAGCTGACCAGGGACCAAAGGGAGAGGCCATCCCCTCTgcctcccagggctgtgccaccttcccatctccagcccagcctgggcaggctccctggagCAGCCACCATCCCAGCAGAGACTGATGCTCCCATTGTCTTTGTCTTTGCAGGTGGAGGACAAAGCAGAACCTGGACTACTGCTTTTTAATGATGTATGCCCAGTCCAAAGGCATTTATTATGTGCAGGTGGGtttggtgctggtgctggagggaAGATGGATGTACCTGTGAGTTCACTGTACTGGTTTGTACCAGCTGAGAGAGAGCAAAGACCATATCCAATTCTGTGATGCAGCAGAGTGGGAGAAGATTTTAACCACATAAGTTCAAAAGCtgggtttttaaaatacttttagaCTTGGAAACCTCCCACTAAGGAAAGGCAGAAGTCCTTGTTTCTATTACCTGTTAGATTGAGTGGAAAAAAGTGCTTGGAGCACCTTCCAGAATAAACTGGGTCTGTGCCAAAGCTCTGGTCTATGGTGTGATTGCTCTGCATAGAGAGAGGTTGCTGGGACCTGGATGGGACATTGGCACTGTGCCTTTTTGTCTTGCAGCTGGAGGATGACATTGTGGCCAAACCAAACTATCTCAGCACGATGAAGAACTTTGCCTTGCAGCAGCCCTCTGAAGAGTGGATGATCCTGGAGTTCTCTCAGCTGGGGTTCATTGGTAACGTTCTCCCCCACTCACCCCAGTCCTATCAGGCACAAGAGCCTGCTTGCTCTTGCCAGCACTACATTCTTGGCCCAAGAAATTGTCCCCACAAGATGGTAAAATACTTGGACTTGATCTCCTCCTATTTTTGCAGTGACCCTTGTGTTTGCACAGGGGAGAAAGATCCTCACAGCTGGTACTGCTGATGCTCACTTTAAGTAAAAATAAACCTGGTGAGTGGCCCAGCCGACAGCCAAACAGCTTAGATAGGGCCAGTAGCTTTTAGGCTGGATGGGATCTGGATTTGCCTAAGAGTGTGCAAAAGGAAGTTTGCATCAGCCCAGAACTATTTTGGGAACAGCAGTTCATGGTTGCAGTAGCAGCTTGATCTGTTATTTTGGATACTGGTTTGATTGGCTTAAAACTTGTAGTTCTCGGGGCAGGAAATGGTctgtcctgcagctggctgCATTTTTCATCCTTGTTCCTCTTTACTGAATGGGAGAATTTTAGACCTTTTGATACTGTTATGACCTATGAAACTCTAATGCTTTCTAATTCTGCAACAAATATTAAATCCGGAACTGTATTAGCAATGTCAGCAGTGCTGGTACATAAACAGGAGCCACGTGTTGTTTCCTTTACACAGATAGACACAGCTAACCTCCACAGCCCAGTCTCCCATTTTTTACTTTCCCAGCTCTGATTCTAGACCATTTCATACCATagctcttctctctttctttgtgCTCTAGGAAAAATGTTCAAGTCTCTGGATCTGAGCTTGATTGTGGAGTTCATCCTGATGTTCTATAAGGACAAACCCATTGACTGGCTGCTGGATCACATCCTCTGGGTGAAAGTCTGCAACCCTGAGAAAGATGCAGTATGTAAACAGCCTCTGTTGAAGGGAAATGTTCTGTTGTGTGTGGGCAAATGTACACTTGGCTGTGCCTCCGGAGGATCTTTTCTGTGAGCTCTGGTGCTAACTGACTTTGCACCGagctgtgccatccctggggaGCGTGCTGCAGGGTGTCCTTGTGGATTGTGAAAGTGGAGACCTGGGAGTTCAGGCTTTTgtagctgcagctgccaggaaagGCATTATTTCTGCATCTAAGCACTAATAGGGtattcctcctgcagccctcgAGGACAGGAGTCATTCCCcattcttctgttttgttttgcattcttctcTCCCTGAAGCAGTTTCCCAGTCACTGACTGCAACCCCAGAGTAACCCTTTGACTCTGGATCCATGGGCTGTACCTGCCTGGAGCACACAGGGAGACTGCCCAGAGAGCTCACCCCAGGCAACCCAGAGCAAACCCTCCTTGCACAGTCTGCCAGAATGAAGGCAGATCACACAAAGCTCTTGTCAGGGTTTCTAGGAGGGTGCAGAGAGGTGAAATGGGTTCTGCTTTTGTGCTGCCATTCCTTTTGCAGAGCCATAagcccctgtgccctgtggaGGTTGTGTTTGAACTCCAGCAGCAAGGGGCTAAAGCGagtgggaagggcagaggaggAGTGTCTGTGGCAGCAGATGTAAGATGAGCTCAGCACCAGATACTCTCCTGTCTTCTCTCTGAACATACTGTATTTACAAATGCTTGCTtgccctcctccctgctggagAACAAGCAGCAGAGTCGCTGCGCAGAGCTCAGTGGCTTAGAACAGACTTCATGGTGGCAACCATGTTGTGGTGATAAATGCCAGAGCAGGTGGAAATTAGTATTGTATTTGTGTGCTGGGGGCATGGACCAtcctcagagctctgcagaaCTGGGGCAAGGGTGTGGTTTAATTTGGCCTGATCCCTGGCAGAGGACATGGCACTGGCTCCAGTACCCCTTGTGCAGCAGGACCAGTCTCAGACGATGTCCACTGAATCCTCCTGGCAGTTCAGGCCATGTGCTCAGCTGTGACAGAGCAGTCCCCAGGATGTCTGGCAACCCCACAGTCTGCACAGCTGTGGGTAAAGCTGGATGGGtgggatgctgggatggagctgggaatgaTGCTGCTATCTGTGCCCTCACCttcaaaatcctcagcttgagCACTGATTAAATGCAGATCCTGCTGCGCTGGATCATCTTCTCCTTAACTCATCTGTGCTCATCTTTTCCTACCTGATGGAACCAAGGTTTTCTCAGGGGAAATCGCAAACCTCTTAAACATgttgcctttttaaaaattaacctACTTTCCATGTGGATTTCTGGCTCCTTTCCCCCACTGTTTGCATGATTAACTCTGCACAGCGCCCTTTCAAACATGACTTTCTCTTGTAAATCCCACTGTGCAAAATCAAATTGGTAGCGGGGAGGATTTGTCTTTTTGATTGAAAGTTTGTTTGACCTGAGCTTTTGGTAAGTGCTTTGCCTGCTCTGGGTATATTctgctctttcttttttaactaATTTTAGATttacctggggtagacctgtgtGAAAGGATGACCTTCTTAGCACCAACTGAGCTGTTCCCTCTCCTGGCTTGTCTGTGACAAGGCTGCTTTCAGGAAATGTTTCTTTAGGAGTgcaggaaaaggggagaaagaTAAATCAGGAGATGCTGTAGCTGCCTCcattccccttcctcctcctcttcccatcCAGAGTGAGATAGCCATGATGGAGTTGCATCCACAGTTGCTGGCAGTGGGTAGGTCTGTCCCATTAGCATGGCgagttttaattttctaatgtAACGTGAGCTGGATTAGGGGATTACCCCTGCAGCTTGCAGGGGTCATGGCTGGAatttcccagctcctggcccatGGTGGGGGCCTGGTGTGGCACCCTGTCTGTTCCAGGCAGCCACCACCAGTGGGAGGCTGCAAGAACAGATGGCATTAGGGATGTGCATGCATTTCTTTTCTTGGAAAAAGCCAAAGTTGGATAACAAATACCCTCTCCATACAGCTTTTAACCTGTATTTTTGTCCTGCTcccccaaactgagagaaacgAGCTATTTTAAAATGTGAGTTCTCATCTCCCCACGCTCTCAGTGATTTTCCCTTTTGTCCTTTATTCCCGCTCCATCGTCTCTCTCCCTCCACTCCATGGTAAATCACTGCCAGGATCACAGTTGCATCTCCAAGTTTATTTATGTGGTGGATAGGCGTGaaacagcccagcagctctgattATGGCACGTGCTGTACATCTGCTCACAACTCCTGCCAGCAAACTGAGAGAGCCCACACTTGGTACCTGTTCACCTGGCTCTGAGTCATCCCAGGATTGTTGTACCTTCAGACATCAGGGATTCCAAGCTCTGAGTTGTAGGAAAAAGGCTTTCCCAAATAACCCAAGGGGCAAAGGAAACTCAGTTCTCTGGCTGTTCCTCCCTGACAGCACAGAGGGGATTTGCTGAGCGTTCTTAGCTGTGCTTGGCAAGGAGAAATTTGGCATTTAAACCTGGaccctgcccagcagagcctggaggtTGAGGGGCTGGGAGTCACAGTCTGGTTTCTCCAATGTGTGCTTAAAAGCCCTCTTGCCAGATTAGAGCCTAAATACCACAGAAGGGCATAGAGATGGAGGACGTGTCTGTCACTCCTTGTGCCCTTGTCCATTGCTCTGTGGGCCCCAGTGGCCTGCAGAGGTTGGAGCCTGGGGCACTGTGGGGCTGTCTCATTTCAGAAACACTGCGACAGGCAGAAGGCAAACCTGAGGATCCGCTTCAAGCCCTCGCTCTTCCAGCACGTGGGAACCCACTCCTCCTTGGCTGGGAAGATACAGAAGCTGAAGGTGGGTACCAACTCTCTGTCCAAGCTACAGGTGGCCTGGCCTGCAGACACCCGGGAACTGGCGGATTTTGGGTGGGGACATCAGTGACAGCAGCTGGTGGCAGCTGGATTTCTGTGAAGTGGTTGTGTTTTATTCTGAATTACAGTCagctcaggcagctcctgctcctcagaaTGGCAGTGACATGCCCCCAGAGTCACTGCAAGATTATAAGCCTTGGTACCTCTCCTGGCCACCCATCCTGAGTGCCAGGCCATGGTCCAGGCAAGTGACTTTGAAGAATCTACTGAAAAATCTTGGAGAGATGACTCCCGGGTTGGTCTGACTTCCTTCCCACTCCACTTCATGTTCCTGGGATTTGGTGATAGGCAAATTAAAACTCACTGTGTAAGAGCTGGAATTGTTGAGGTGTATTTAAACATGAACAAAATGCAGCTTCCCACAACTACAAGTGCAGAATCCATGGACAGacatccctgggctgtgctgtctGTGTGATCCCCGGGAAAATGGATGGTACAATCCAGTTTGTATCACAGTGCAGTGCTGTCAGGCCATGTAATCCAGTCATTTTATGCTATTGTCAGCCTCCCAGCTGCTTTCTCCCCAAGTGTAAAGACTGTTTCCAGAGCTCCTGGGGCATGGACAGGCATTCAGGGACATTTGGACAATAAAAGGCTCCTTGGTGTGCTGGatcagagcacagagctggggtgtTTCTCTGAGCTGCCTCTCCTGAAGCAGTGTCCTGGGATCCAGTCACACATTCCCCTGCCTGGTGCATTGCCAAAATTACTTCCATCTCTCTTCCTTTCACAAAATTTTAATTTGCAGTGCCTTGTAGCTGGGGCCCTGGTTCCTCACGGGCCAAAGCAGCTCATGGCCCTTCTCTGCCCTTTTACTTTGTGCCCTCCAAGGACAAGGACTTTGGAAAACATGCACTGCGGAAAGAACACGTCAACCCTCCTGCTGAGGTGAGCACCAGCCTGAAAACCTACCAGCACTTCACCCTGGAGAAGGCTTACCTGCGGGAGGACTTCTTCTGGGCCTTCACTCCCACTGCCGGGGACTTCATCCGATTCAGATTCTTCAAACCACTCCGAATTGAAAGGCCAGTGCTCGAGGGGTCAGCGGGGTGTGGGGGCAGCCCAGAGCATGTGGAGACACTTGACTTTCACTCTTCTGGCAATTTAAATCAAATTTCTTGTCTGTCTCCTGCTTGGCTGCCCAGGAGGAGGGAACAGTGCTCTTCCAGGGGAAGCATAATTTGACCCTTTCTCAGCTGGGGCcacctttccccttttctttcctgcaCTTGTGAGCAGTCCGTGGTTTAACTGATCTGGCACAGAAAGTCTCCTGCCAAATCGTGCTGTGGGCTCTTTGGGAAGGTGCCTGTTAAGTTGAGCTGTTTGATGATTCAGATGGGGTGAAAGCCATCATGTACCCCCTCACTCAGTGTCCCTTTCTGTGGGTTTGGTCTCTGTCACAGGTTCTTCTTCCGCAGCGGGAACATTGAGCACCCAGAAGACAAACTCTTCAACACGACCGTGGAGGTGCTGCCGTTTGACGTAAGTGTTTGATTGAGATTTGAGGTGAGGGTGGAGTGGGAAGCAAAAGAGCTTTGAGAGGAGGGAACTGCTTAAAGTCATCAGGAAAATCTTTACAAGATTCGAGTGCCTCTTAcaggtgctggcagggagccaGAGGGTCATGCCTGGTGTGATGCCACCTCGGGAGCAGGGTGCTTTGCTGAGCACGGCTGTGTgagccatccctgcctggggatGCTCCAGAGAATGGAATGGCTGCAGAGGGGGGGATGAAGCCAGAATGGTGCAGTGGAAACAGCAGTGTGAGGGCTGCAACTGTCCTCTTGTTTTGGGCATGTGTCTCTGGGTGCCAGGTGGGGAACAAGATGCCAGGGTTTGCTGGCAAGGACAGCTCTGGGgttgctgcttttccttgggGCTTTTGGGTGACTCTTGCCTCTGGTCTGCACAAGACTCCTCTACTTCTGCAGAGTCTACAGTCAGATAAGGAAGCCTTGCAGGAGGGAAGAGGCACAGCTGTCAAATACCGCAGGACAGCGGATGGCTACGTCCAGATAGGTACAGGGGGTGTGGGGTGGCAAAGTGCCTGCTGGCTTTGATAACACAGCCCATGTCCTCACCTGCATGTCAGTCAAGAACCTTAGAGCTGTTTGCTTGGCAAAGAGTAATTTCTGCTTGCCAGGAGCCAGGATTTATCACTGTCTCCTCTCCTCCACTGCCCTTGCTCTCAGACCATGTTGTCCCCCTCAGATCATTTTCAGTCCTGCATTTCTGCCAGTCCTGCTCAGAGCCAGGACCAAATCATGCTGATTATTTCTTTGCTTACCCTGGGGTTAAAAACCTCCACCATGGGCAGTTTTGCCATCTCTGTACTCACACCacttgcaggtcagacctcgTCTCTTGCCACCTGAGCTTGTTTTAGTGCTTGCCCTGCCCTTGGACAAGAGCGAGCAATTGCAGCCTCCAGAGAGCTGCCAGTGTGTGAtagccctggtgtccctgctaagatttcattttttttaagtaaacaaataaaagaaagattTCCTAACACATGCAGTGTTTTGCCATTTTCTCATTCCTCTGCATGCTGGCTGGTTTCTCCCAGttgcattttcaaaaaaaaaacaatcaaaaccaaaaagcatGTCAGGCCACTCTGTCCCCTTTTGCACAGCAGTGATATGCATCCCAatgcattttgttttgtataCCTGTTTTGTGTTCTCCAAAGTGTGGCATTTTGCACTGTATTCCATCCACACTCCCGGTTTTTAGCCTCTTTGGTGttggggagctgcaggcaggggctgctggggctgtggtggtgccctgggggagaggggaagtGGAGGGGCAATGCCAGAGGACCATCCCTGTGTCAGCCACGTGCTCTCCCCACCAGGCTCGTTCTCCAAGGGCGTCGCAGAGGGTGAGGTGGACCCATCTTTTGGGCCACTGGAGGCCATCAGGCTGTCCATCCAGACCGactccccggtgtggatcatcCTGAGCGAGgtaagcccagctccctcagcacctccccacccctgccctgctcatcGCTCTGATCCTATCCCGCTCTTCTTTCAGATTTTTATCAAAAAAGCAGAGTGAACCAGGCATGAGGCAGAAGGGACACCCTCGTGGATCCCAggtcctgctccctccctcccgctCCCTCCTCCCCGCGGCGCCTCGCCCGGCCCAGGACAGCGCAGGgccggctgccgggggcggcagagctgctgctgctgctgtgcatccCCAGCGGGGCCGGGACGGGCATTGACTCCTCCTGAAGAGGAGCAGAAAGCAGAACCCAACCCCCTGTGCAGGGCTTTGCTCAGCTCCCTCGGCCCCTcggggtgctgctgctgctgctcggaCACACGGACGCGGGACAGTTTGGGGTCAGGATGAGCTTTAGCCAGCGTGGGGACAAAAAGCACCTTCAGCCCCAGACAGGGCTCAAATCTTTGGCTGTGTTTGGGGACAGAGCAGGTCACACTGAGTCCTGCCAGCTGACCCCACCGGCGCGCTGGGATGGAGGCGGCAGGGCCAGAGGTCTGCCTTGCCCTCTCCCAGGCAGCAGTCCTGGCCACAGCTGAGGATTAAGTGAGGGCAAAGACTGACCCTCCTTCAGCAGAGGAGGAACGAATCCAAAGGGGTTGGAGCTATGATTAtggcagggaaaacaaaaaaataaaatatgccaCACTGTGCCTGCCAGCATTGAACACAGCCCCTTAACTCACAGTGAAGTCTCCAGTGTCTTCATGCCTTGAGATTGAGTGCAGAAACTGTCTTTTAAATAACTAATTCAGTTATTGATtgatgtgggttttttggggacggaaaaaaaaagcagaggtaGCCCAGTTCAAAAATAGTAGGGATTAGTGTAAATCCCAATGTCCTTTCAGCTATACACTGGAATGCATTATACTACTTTaatgttctgtattttttattattggATACATTTGATTTTTCAAGTACATCtctctatataaatatataaaacaatGTGCACTGTAATAAAAGCTAAATTTAAACCTTTGGTGCAGTAGTGAAAGTCACTTGCAGGAGGGCTGCTTTAGGCACCTGTGAACCCCAAGTTCACAGTGGAGGGTGGAATGTAGGGAGGGCAAAGTCCTTTTGCAGAGTTGGTGATAAGTGAAGCTGGGGTAAAGTAAAGGTCATTTAATCAATGCCAAACAGACTTTAGTACTGGGCTAGGGTCAGGCTTTTCTCCCAATATTTGGATGTGGTTTTAGGCAAGCTTACCCATCATTTTCAGTTAATCACAGCAGCTTTTCCTATGAAACCCAGTCCCCAGCTCAGATGTTCTGACACCAGTCTCTGAGTGCCTTTGACAATCACAGGTGATTTCTAGTGAgaataagaatttattttttatatccATGGTGTGATTCTTCAACATAGATCATTACAGCAGTAAGGAGGAGAGACGACAGCATGTGGGTCAATCTGTGCTCCATGAGGCAGAGCCAGAGGCATTTTAGAGCAGACAGTGCTACAAAGCCCAGCAGTGAAGctcctcagcaggagcaggggctggaaaGCATTTGCTTTCTAGAAGGGAAATTATCTCTGAAGAGCAGAGGAGTGCCAGCATCCATCTCCCTTCTGCAGGGAATGCAGAGCCAGGGAAACATTCTCTCTCTGATGGTGCCACATGACTGGCTCCCCTGTGCCGGGGGCAgacagtggggtttgggggagctGTGGCCCCTCTCACCAGGCCCCATGGAGCTGGAGAGGCCACACCAGTGCTGCCATCCATGTAGGCCTCAGGAagtgtgccaggagcccagccagtgccagccccagcagcagccagagcagccaggcactGGCATACAGCGGTCCCAACCTGGGTGGGAGAAAACACCatcaggcactgccagggaacGGGGCActgtggcagggctgtgagTCCCCACCCCCCTTTGGGACAGTAGGGAAGGGTGACACAGCCACGAGCAcatggggcaggaggggaggaggaggaggaggaggtgacaaTGTGCCTGCAGTCCCAGCCACAGGGAGGAAGCCTGTTCCaggccagctcctgctcccaggcGCCCTGGGCTGGTTTGGGTCCGTGGTCCTGTCAGGTCCTTACCGTCCCCGTGCAGCCCCGGCATAGCCCTGGAAGTACCTGAGGCGGGTGTAGAGGTAGAGCAGCCCACACACTGCAGtcacacctggggggacaggagagctgagctctgctgggctcaggatCCCTGACACTGCTTCCAACACAGCCCCCCCAGCAGATGGGGCAGAAAACCAAACATAGAGTGATTTGGCTTTAAACCACTGTGGGAGTTTAAATTcgttttcttccttccctttttgtGAGGGATGAACTTCTCTGCCCTGCAGCGTTGCCCTGGGACTTGGGTTGGCAATGCTCCCTTATGTGGTTTCTCCTCACAACTAAATGGTTGCAGCAACCAAATCCCCCCTCACTTGGTAGGGATAGGCAGTGGATGAGTAAATGTTTGGGTTATGGTTTCTTGTTCTGACATAGCtctgcctcagctgctgccaccctggCACCCTGGGACAGCCTGACCTTGTCCAGGAGAAGCAGCAtgaggggacagccaggctcCAGCAAAGGAGCAAGGGCTGCCAGTGCTTCCTCCTCCAGGCAGGAAtgggctcagctgctcccagctggagtTGAGGCACTTCTCAGTCAATCCAGCTAAAGGGGAAATTTGCTTTCCATGAACAAGAGCCTCACAGGCACAGAGAGAATGCCTGAGTCACAATGGGATTTAAATTGGGGCtgaggtttttggtttgttcacatggtttgggttggagttCCCCTCCACATCCCTCTTACCTTGATGGAAGAAGATTCCAGCAACCCAGAGGAGGGAAATGAAGATTGGGAAGTACTCTGAGCAGTTTGCCCTGGTGAGAACCAGAGATGAGAGTTAAAACTGCCTCCTTGAACATCAGAGCCTGGATAACCAAGGCTGGAGAAGGGAATTGGAAACTCACATCAGAGCAAACTAAAAGAGCTGATGAGAACCAtcactgtgctgtgggaaaGGAGCCTTTGTGATCCAGAACACCCAATATCTGTATTGTAGAGGGAAAAAGCAGCCCAACAACACACAGCATTCACCTCTCCTGCATTCACATGGCCCTGGAACAACAAGCTGTGGCTGAGATGGAGATTTGTCTCTGCTGGACCCTCGACAGGCTGCATCCCACACACAGCACCaccccagagagctgctgcaccCCAGCCCCTGGGGGAGAGGCTTGTCAGTATTTAAGGAGCTTTCTCTTCCCCTTGGGGGAGCACAGCCCAGATTTGGGAGTCACAAAAGTCACACACCAAGAAGGAGCCTTTTCTCAGATAAAATTCAGCAGGAGGTGATCAGATTTACAGCCaggttttcctcctttttcctttagtgacaaaaatacagattttctgCAAGAGTAGGAGCTGTGCTATTAAAGACATTGGTTTTGCTTCTCCCACATTTTACCATTCCCTAGGCAATTTAATCTTAATGTTGGCCAAAAATATACAAACCTTTGGAGAATGGAGCCAGACTGGGAGCTGGAAAAAGTCTGAAGAACCTTATTCTGTAAATGCAGTTTGAG
The Agelaius phoeniceus isolate bAgePho1 chromosome 15, bAgePho1.hap1, whole genome shotgun sequence genome window above contains:
- the MGAT4B gene encoding alpha-1,3-mannosyl-glycoprotein 4-beta-N-acetylglucosaminyltransferase B isoform X2, whose protein sequence is MRLRSGTALTLLLGCLCALLSLSWYGAFGGHKGDVVDIYQREFLALRDRLHTAEQESLKRSKELNLVLEEIKRALSEKQALRDINRTWSSLSVSVVMGIPSVKREVHSYLTDTLNSLISELTQQEKEDSVIVVLIAETDPQYTAGVAENIKNLFPKEIHSGLLEVISPSPHFYPDFSHLRESFGDPKERVRWRTKQNLDYCFLMMYAQSKGIYYVQLEDDIVAKPNYLSTMKNFALQQPSEEWMILEFSQLGFIGKMFKSLDLSLIVEFILMFYKDKPIDWLLDHILWVKVCNPEKDAKHCDRQKANLRIRFKPSLFQHVGTHSSLAGKIQKLKDKDFGKHALRKEHVNPPAEVSTSLKTYQHFTLEKAYLREDFFWAFTPTAGDFIRFRFFKPLRIERFFFRSGNIEHPEDKLFNTTVEVLPFDSLQSDKEALQEGRGTAVKYRRTADGYVQIGSFSKGVAEGEVDPSFGPLEAIRLSIQTDSPVWIILSEIFIKKAE
- the LOC129126773 gene encoding leukotriene C4 synthase-like, which translates into the protein MRDQIDLLATVTVLGVLEQGYFAMQVIYARRKYKVSPPETTGHPEFERTFRAQANCSEYFPIFISLLWVAGIFFHQGVTAVCGLLYLYTRLRYFQGYAGAARGRLGPLYASAWLLWLLLGLALAGLLAHFLRPTWMAALVWPLQLHGAW
- the MGAT4B gene encoding alpha-1,3-mannosyl-glycoprotein 4-beta-N-acetylglucosaminyltransferase B isoform X1; amino-acid sequence: MRLRSGTALTLLLGCLCALLSLSWYGAFGGHKGDVVDIYQREFLALRDRLHTAEQESLKRSKELNLVLEEIKRALSEKQALRDINRTWSSLSDETKLKLWNITNKNVLHLPTIFHHLPHLLSKENSLQPAVHVGQGRTGVSVVMGIPSVKREVHSYLTDTLNSLISELTQQEKEDSVIVVLIAETDPQYTAGVAENIKNLFPKEIHSGLLEVISPSPHFYPDFSHLRESFGDPKERVRWRTKQNLDYCFLMMYAQSKGIYYVQLEDDIVAKPNYLSTMKNFALQQPSEEWMILEFSQLGFIGKMFKSLDLSLIVEFILMFYKDKPIDWLLDHILWVKVCNPEKDAKHCDRQKANLRIRFKPSLFQHVGTHSSLAGKIQKLKDKDFGKHALRKEHVNPPAEVSTSLKTYQHFTLEKAYLREDFFWAFTPTAGDFIRFRFFKPLRIERFFFRSGNIEHPEDKLFNTTVEVLPFDSLQSDKEALQEGRGTAVKYRRTADGYVQIGSFSKGVAEGEVDPSFGPLEAIRLSIQTDSPVWIILSEIFIKKAE